From Leptotrichia trevisanii DSM 22070, the proteins below share one genomic window:
- a CDS encoding type II toxin-antitoxin system RelE family toxin, with protein sequence MGRIVKYKIIPTPHFVKDFSKLDEFVKKRIKIYLENIAKDPRSKGKMLKANRKGQWRYRIGDYRVIVNIQDENLVVLALEVGHRKNIYNS encoded by the coding sequence ATGGGAAGAATTGTAAAATATAAAATAATCCCAACTCCACATTTCGTAAAAGATTTTAGCAAACTAGATGAATTTGTAAAAAAGAGAATAAAAATTTATTTAGAAAATATTGCAAAAGATCCACGCAGTAAAGGAAAAATGTTGAAAGCAAATAGAAAAGGACAATGGAGATACAGAATAGGAGATTACAGAGTTATTGTAAATATTCAAGATGAAAATTTAGTAGTATTAGCATTAGAAGTAGGGCATAGAAAAAATATTTATAATAGTTGA
- the relB gene encoding type II toxin-antitoxin system RelB family antitoxin: MASISLKVSDMEKKFLQSMAQFEGVTLSELIKSKVFDSLEDEYDAKIADLRLSEYENYLKNGGEVLKWEEL, from the coding sequence ATGGCTTCTATAAGTTTAAAAGTGTCTGATATGGAAAAAAAATTTTTGCAAAGTATGGCACAATTTGAAGGAGTTACATTGTCAGAGTTAATAAAATCAAAAGTGTTTGACTCACTAGAAGATGAATATGATGCCAAAATAGCAGATTTAAGATTATCAGAATATGAAAACTATTTGAAAAATGGAGGAGAAGTTTTAAAATGGGAAGAATTGTAA